In Pseudoduganella albidiflava, a single window of DNA contains:
- the queF gene encoding NADPH-dependent 7-cyano-7-deazaguanine reductase QueF (Catalyzes the NADPH-dependent reduction of 7-cyano-7-deazaguanine (preQ0) to 7-aminomethyl-7-deazaguanine (preQ1) in queuosine biosynthesis) produces the protein MSNSPEHSPLGKNSAYRTDYAPELLFPIPRIGKRDELGLTGTLPFFGVDIWNAYELSWLNMRGKPQVAVARITVPADSPNIIESKSFKLYLNSFNQTRLGGPEALRDLLQQDLSAATGANVHVVLTMQEDFGKLQMGELEGLLLDRLDIEVDNYSPQPSILKANFEELPVEEVLVSHLLKSNCLVTGQPDWGSVQISYSGPQIDQESLLKYLIGFREHNEFHEQCVERIFVDILRECQPAHLTVYARYTRRGGLDINPWRSNFTKGGRPSNLRNARQ, from the coding sequence ATGTCGAACTCCCCCGAACATTCTCCCCTCGGCAAGAACTCCGCTTACCGCACCGATTACGCGCCGGAGCTGCTGTTTCCGATCCCGCGCATCGGCAAGCGTGACGAGCTCGGCCTGACAGGCACGCTGCCGTTCTTCGGTGTCGACATCTGGAACGCCTATGAACTGTCGTGGCTGAACATGCGCGGCAAGCCGCAGGTGGCGGTGGCGCGGATCACGGTGCCGGCCGATTCGCCGAACATCATCGAATCGAAATCGTTCAAGCTGTACCTGAATTCGTTCAACCAGACCCGGCTGGGTGGCCCGGAGGCGCTGCGCGACCTGCTGCAGCAGGACCTGTCCGCCGCCACCGGCGCGAACGTGCATGTGGTGCTGACGATGCAGGAGGATTTCGGCAAGCTGCAGATGGGCGAGCTGGAGGGCCTGCTGCTGGACCGCCTGGATATCGAGGTGGACAATTACTCGCCGCAGCCATCGATCCTGAAGGCCAACTTCGAGGAATTGCCGGTCGAGGAAGTGCTGGTCTCGCATCTGCTGAAATCGAATTGCCTGGTGACCGGACAGCCCGACTGGGGCAGCGTGCAGATCAGCTATTCCGGCCCGCAGATCGACCAGGAAAGCCTGTTGAAATACCTGATCGGCTTTCGCGAGCACAACGAATTCCATGAACAGTGCGTGGAGCGGATCTTCGTCGACATCCTGCGCGAGTGCCAGCCTGCGCATCTGACCGTGTATGCGCGGTACACGCGCCGTGGCGGCCTCGACATCAATCCCTGGCGCAGCAACTTCACCAAGGGCGGGCGGCCATCGAATTTACGCAATGCAAGACAATAA
- a CDS encoding PTS sugar transporter subunit IIA, translating to MNNLSKILSPENVQLDLEVSSKKRAFEQAGLIFENNCGIARSTVSDNLFARERLGSTGLGHGVAVPHGRVKGAKSLKSPLAAFVRLAEPIPFESPDGKPVNLLFFLLIPDHVTQQHLEILSEIAEMFSDDGFRQALSTDPDPQSVHRRIVNWQPSLQAAG from the coding sequence ATGAACAACCTGAGTAAAATCCTTTCGCCCGAGAACGTTCAGCTAGACCTGGAAGTTTCCAGCAAGAAGCGCGCTTTCGAGCAAGCAGGCTTGATTTTCGAGAACAACTGCGGGATTGCCCGCTCGACCGTTTCGGACAACCTGTTTGCCCGCGAACGGCTGGGTTCTACCGGCCTCGGCCATGGCGTGGCCGTGCCGCACGGCAGGGTCAAGGGCGCGAAGAGCCTGAAGTCGCCGTTGGCGGCCTTTGTACGGCTGGCCGAACCGATTCCATTCGAATCGCCGGATGGCAAGCCAGTGAACCTGCTGTTCTTCCTGCTGATTCCCGATCATGTGACCCAGCAGCACCTGGAAATCCTGTCCGAGATCGCTGAGATGTTTTCGGACGACGGGTTCCGTCAAGCGCTCTCCACCGACCCCGATCCCCAGTCCGTGCATCGCCGCATCGTGAACTGGCAGCCCAGCTTGCAGGCCGCCGGCTGA
- the hprK gene encoding HPr(Ser) kinase/phosphatase, producing the protein MLQNPLTIQRLYDDNRETLQLGWFAGFPGGERTISGDAASAADQVGHLNTIHPGRIQVFGHQEINYYHRLKALTRAHVIGELIAGGPPALIVAQGLETPPDILAICDEKNIPLFSTPLPAAQVIDFLRVYLSKKLAQRIIMHGVFMDVLGVGVLITGDSGLGKSELGLELISRSHGLVADDAVEFSRIAPNMIEGRCPPLLQNLLEVRGLGLLDIKAIFGETAVRRKMRLKLIVHLVRRSALEEEVERLPFQFPTEDVLGLPIRKVVIPVAAGRNIAVLLEAAVRNTILQLRGIDTLQEFMERQRQAMSGD; encoded by the coding sequence ATGCTGCAAAATCCCCTGACGATTCAACGCCTGTACGACGACAATCGGGAAACTTTGCAACTGGGCTGGTTCGCCGGCTTTCCCGGCGGCGAACGAACGATCTCCGGCGACGCCGCCTCGGCCGCCGACCAGGTAGGCCACCTGAACACGATCCACCCGGGCCGCATCCAGGTGTTCGGCCACCAGGAAATCAACTATTACCACCGGCTCAAGGCGCTCACGCGCGCCCATGTCATTGGCGAGCTGATCGCCGGCGGGCCGCCCGCGCTGATCGTGGCGCAAGGGCTGGAAACGCCGCCGGACATCCTGGCGATCTGCGACGAAAAGAACATCCCGCTGTTTTCCACGCCGCTGCCGGCCGCCCAGGTGATCGACTTCCTGCGCGTGTACCTGTCGAAGAAGCTGGCGCAACGCATCATCATGCACGGCGTGTTCATGGACGTGCTCGGCGTAGGGGTGCTGATCACCGGCGATTCCGGACTGGGCAAGAGCGAGCTGGGCCTGGAACTGATTTCCCGCAGCCATGGCCTGGTGGCGGACGATGCCGTCGAATTCTCCCGCATCGCACCGAACATGATCGAGGGCCGCTGCCCGCCCCTGCTGCAGAACCTGCTCGAAGTACGCGGGCTGGGCTTGCTGGACATCAAGGCGATCTTCGGCGAGACGGCGGTGCGCCGCAAGATGCGCCTGAAGCTGATCGTCCACCTGGTGCGCCGCTCGGCCCTCGAGGAAGAAGTCGAGCGCCTGCCCTTCCAGTTCCCCACCGAGGACGTGCTGGGCCTGCCGATTCGCAAGGTCGTGATCCCGGTTGCCGCCGGCCGCAACATCGCGGTGCTGCTGGAAGCCGCCGTACGGAACACCATCCTGCAATTGCGCGGCATCGATACGCTGCAGGAGTTCATGGAGCGGCAGCGTCAAGCAATGAGTGGCGACTGA
- a CDS encoding cation:proton antiporter, whose product MPTFQWFLLIGCLMLARGLWGTPIAHLPFTSAMIYLAVGLVVGPLGLGILSFDPLVEAPLLEVLTEVAVLISLFSAGIKMPVPVTIPRWLPSIRLAWLAMAISVLLMTLFAYYVLDLPLGAGILLGAILAPTDPVLASDVQLRHAGDKDPVRFSLSSEAGMNDGSAFPFVMLGLGLLGLHDLGPHGLHWLGMELLWGTIGGIAIGCACGSGLARLSHALRRYRPQHEVLDDLMGLGLIAVSYGLTVSVQAWGFLAVFAAGVALRQTELTLAARCGKAIITENGVEPVQDTISANSLLFKEHLERLSELTLVLLLGGAAVYWLDDWRGWATALFLFAVARPASVLLTLGRGSTRTRVIIAWFGVRGIGSLYYLMYAITHGLPEPLARSLISITVAVIMLSIVVHGTSVTPLLDRFWRR is encoded by the coding sequence ATGCCGACCTTCCAGTGGTTCCTCCTGATCGGCTGCCTGATGCTGGCGCGCGGATTGTGGGGAACGCCGATCGCTCATCTCCCTTTCACGTCCGCGATGATCTACCTCGCCGTTGGCCTGGTGGTGGGGCCGCTCGGCCTGGGCATCCTGTCCTTCGATCCGCTCGTGGAAGCGCCGCTGCTCGAAGTCCTGACGGAAGTGGCCGTGCTGATCTCGCTGTTCTCGGCAGGCATCAAGATGCCCGTCCCCGTGACGATCCCGCGCTGGCTGCCGTCGATTCGCCTGGCCTGGCTGGCGATGGCGATATCGGTCTTGCTGATGACCCTGTTCGCGTATTACGTGCTGGACTTGCCGCTCGGCGCCGGCATCCTGCTCGGTGCGATACTGGCGCCCACCGATCCGGTGCTGGCGAGCGACGTGCAGCTGCGCCATGCCGGCGACAAGGATCCGGTGCGCTTTTCGCTCAGCTCCGAGGCCGGCATGAACGATGGCAGCGCCTTCCCGTTCGTGATGCTGGGGCTGGGCCTGCTCGGCTTGCATGACCTGGGGCCGCATGGCCTGCACTGGCTCGGCATGGAGCTGCTGTGGGGCACCATCGGCGGCATCGCGATCGGCTGTGCCTGCGGGTCCGGCCTCGCGCGGCTGAGCCATGCGTTGCGCCGCTACCGGCCGCAGCACGAAGTGCTGGATGACCTGATGGGCCTGGGCCTGATCGCCGTGTCGTATGGCTTGACCGTCTCGGTGCAGGCGTGGGGTTTCCTCGCCGTGTTCGCGGCCGGCGTGGCCTTGCGCCAGACCGAGCTGACGCTGGCGGCGCGCTGCGGCAAGGCGATCATCACCGAGAATGGCGTCGAGCCCGTGCAGGACACCATTTCCGCCAATTCGCTGCTGTTCAAGGAGCACCTGGAGCGGCTGTCGGAACTGACCCTGGTCCTGCTGCTGGGCGGTGCCGCCGTGTACTGGCTCGACGACTGGCGCGGCTGGGCCACCGCGCTGTTCCTGTTCGCGGTGGCGCGCCCCGCCAGCGTGCTTCTCACACTCGGCCGTGGCAGCACGCGGACACGCGTCATCATCGCCTGGTTCGGCGTGCGCGGCATCGGCTCGCTGTATTACCTGATGTATGCGATCACCCATGGCTTGCCGGAGCCGCTGGCGCGCAGCCTGATCAGCATTACGGTCGCTGTCATCATGCTGTCGATCGTTGTCCACGGTACCAGCGTGACGCCGCTGCTCGATCGTTTCTGGCGGCGCTGA
- the rapZ gene encoding RNase adapter RapZ, translated as MRIVLITGISGSGKSVALNVLEDTGYYCVDNLPPALLANLVATLAEDGTAALAVAVDARSAASLSSLPGDVRKLRELGHDVKIMFLTASTHSLVARFSETRRSHPLSHELHPGKNPAARRTLIECIGEERERLSAIEQLGHVIDTSEISANKLRAWIKELVESENAPLTLFFESFAFKVGVPQDADFVFDVRAIPNPYYDLSLRPLNGRDAPVIAFLDAQPSAEEMFGDIRGFIEKWLPAFKTDNRSYLTVAIGCTGGQHRSVYMAERLARHFNASERVVLRHREQH; from the coding sequence ATGCGCATCGTCCTCATTACCGGCATTTCCGGCTCGGGCAAATCGGTGGCCCTGAACGTCCTCGAAGACACCGGCTATTACTGTGTAGATAACCTGCCGCCAGCCCTGCTGGCAAACCTCGTTGCCACGCTGGCCGAGGATGGCACCGCGGCGCTGGCCGTGGCCGTCGACGCCCGCAGCGCGGCCTCGCTCTCCAGCCTGCCGGGCGACGTGCGCAAGCTGCGCGAACTGGGGCACGACGTGAAGATCATGTTCCTCACGGCGAGCACCCATTCGCTGGTGGCCCGCTTCTCGGAAACCCGCCGCAGCCACCCGCTGTCGCACGAACTCCATCCGGGCAAGAATCCGGCCGCGCGCCGCACGCTGATCGAATGCATCGGCGAGGAGCGCGAGCGCCTGTCCGCGATCGAGCAACTGGGCCACGTGATCGACACGTCGGAAATTTCCGCCAACAAGCTGCGCGCCTGGATCAAGGAGCTGGTCGAAAGCGAGAATGCACCGCTGACACTGTTCTTCGAATCGTTCGCCTTCAAGGTGGGCGTGCCGCAGGACGCGGACTTCGTATTCGACGTGCGCGCGATTCCCAACCCGTACTACGACCTGTCGCTGCGCCCGCTGAACGGCCGCGATGCGCCCGTGATCGCCTTCCTCGATGCACAGCCGAGCGCCGAGGAAATGTTCGGCGACATCCGCGGGTTCATCGAAAAATGGCTGCCCGCCTTCAAGACGGACAACCGCAGCTACCTGACCGTGGCCATCGGCTGCACCGGCGGCCAGCACCGTTCCGTCTACATGGCCGAGCGGCTCGCACGGCATTTCAATGCGAGCGAGCGGGTGGTGTTGCGGCATCGCGAACAGCATTAG
- a CDS encoding amidohydrolase family protein — translation MKRRDFLALPAAAAAALALPAWAHDAPVAAPQAAAPPVDAPLVDHHQHLFSPAMARLLDTGAGGPSVITAKDLVALLDTAGIRRAVLLSVAYVWGSPARKIEDELAKVRAENDFNGAQAALYPGRLLAFCSINPLKDYALEELERCAALPDLKHGLKLHFGNSDVQLELPEHVARLRQVFAAANAKKMAIAVHMRASISRRRPYGAAQARIFLEQLLPAAPDVTVQVAHLAGTGPGYGDPPSDEALGVLADAMAARDSRTKRLWFDAATMANPEITPPQREQLAKRIRQIGTERILFGSDAAAGKNLRPRESWAAFRQLPLSEAEFKRIAGNVAPYMR, via the coding sequence ATGAAACGCCGTGATTTCCTTGCTTTGCCTGCCGCCGCCGCCGCAGCGCTTGCGCTGCCCGCATGGGCCCATGATGCACCGGTTGCCGCACCGCAGGCCGCGGCGCCGCCGGTGGACGCTCCGCTGGTGGACCACCACCAGCACCTGTTCAGCCCGGCGATGGCCCGGCTGCTCGATACCGGCGCCGGCGGGCCTTCGGTGATCACGGCGAAGGATCTGGTCGCGCTGCTCGATACCGCCGGCATCCGGCGTGCCGTGCTGCTGTCCGTCGCCTATGTATGGGGAAGCCCGGCGCGCAAGATCGAGGACGAGCTTGCGAAGGTGCGCGCCGAGAACGACTTCAATGGCGCCCAGGCCGCGCTGTATCCTGGCCGGCTGCTGGCTTTCTGCAGCATCAACCCGCTGAAGGACTATGCGCTGGAAGAACTGGAGCGCTGCGCCGCGCTGCCCGACCTGAAGCATGGCTTGAAGCTGCATTTCGGGAATTCGGACGTGCAGCTGGAGTTGCCCGAACACGTGGCGCGGCTGCGGCAGGTATTCGCCGCGGCGAATGCGAAAAAAATGGCGATCGCCGTGCACATGCGGGCGTCCATTTCCAGGCGCCGTCCGTACGGCGCCGCGCAGGCGCGCATTTTCCTCGAGCAGCTGTTGCCTGCCGCGCCGGACGTGACGGTGCAGGTCGCGCACCTGGCCGGTACCGGCCCCGGCTACGGCGATCCGCCGTCCGATGAAGCGCTGGGCGTGCTGGCCGACGCCATGGCAGCGCGCGATTCCCGCACGAAACGCCTGTGGTTCGACGCTGCCACGATGGCCAATCCGGAGATCACCCCGCCCCAGCGGGAACAGCTGGCGAAGCGCATCCGGCAGATCGGCACCGAGCGGATCCTGTTCGGCTCGGATGCGGCCGCCGGCAAGAACCTGCGGCCGCGCGAAAGCTGGGCCGCGTTCCGGCAACTGCCGCTATCGGAGGCGGAATTCAAGCGGATCGCGGGGAACGTGGCGCCGTATATGCGGTGA
- a CDS encoding enoyl-CoA hydratase/isomerase family protein — MTDHVHTKVRNGTGFITLDRPRTLNSLSLDMIRAITGALLAWRDDDDIAAVVIRSSTDKALCAGGDIRFFHAAGGATPQGGSAQVEDFFTEEYALNYLVHCFPKPYVAMMDGVVMGGGMGIAQGGPQCGVRVVTDRTRLAMPEVNIGLFPDVGGSYFLSRAPGKLGLYLALTALAIGAADALYCGLADHYVPAAELPLLADLVGSTAGAGLREAVAMFARPLRGEAGPSELQAHRALIDDHFAHRSVAGIVASLRRDDHPFAQNALAAIARRSPLMQCVTAEMLRRGATMGIADCLRMERNLVRRAFEHGEVIEGVRALAIDKDHAPRWNPPSLEEVSDDTVARFFEPAWPAWAHPLRHL; from the coding sequence ATGACCGACCACGTCCATACCAAGGTGCGTAACGGCACCGGCTTCATCACGCTCGACCGGCCCAGGACATTGAACTCGCTGTCACTCGACATGATCCGGGCGATCACCGGCGCGTTGCTGGCCTGGCGCGACGACGATGACATCGCGGCCGTAGTCATCCGCAGCAGCACCGACAAGGCGCTGTGCGCCGGCGGCGACATCCGCTTCTTCCATGCCGCCGGCGGTGCCACTCCGCAGGGCGGCAGCGCCCAGGTCGAGGATTTCTTCACCGAGGAATACGCGCTGAACTACCTGGTGCACTGCTTCCCGAAGCCGTACGTGGCCATGATGGATGGCGTGGTGATGGGCGGCGGCATGGGCATCGCCCAGGGCGGCCCGCAATGCGGCGTGCGCGTGGTAACCGACCGCACACGGCTGGCAATGCCCGAGGTGAACATCGGGCTGTTCCCGGACGTGGGCGGCAGTTATTTCCTGTCGCGCGCGCCCGGCAAGCTGGGCCTTTATCTCGCGCTGACGGCGCTGGCGATCGGCGCCGCCGATGCGCTGTACTGCGGGCTGGCCGACCATTATGTTCCCGCCGCCGAGCTGCCGTTGCTGGCCGACCTGGTCGGCTCCACGGCGGGTGCCGGGCTGCGCGAAGCGGTCGCCATGTTCGCCCGGCCGCTGCGCGGCGAGGCGGGGCCGTCGGAGCTGCAGGCGCACCGTGCGCTGATCGACGACCATTTCGCGCACCGCTCGGTGGCCGGCATCGTTGCTTCGCTGCGCCGCGACGATCATCCGTTCGCGCAGAACGCACTGGCCGCGATCGCGCGGCGTTCCCCGCTGATGCAGTGCGTGACAGCCGAGATGCTGCGGCGTGGCGCCACGATGGGCATCGCCGATTGCCTGCGCATGGAGCGCAACCTGGTGCGCCGTGCGTTCGAACATGGCGAAGTGATCGAAGGCGTGCGTGCGCTGGCGATCGACAAGGACCATGCGCCCCGCTGGAATCCGCCATCGCTCGAGGAGGTAAGCGATGACACCGTGGCCCGCTTCTTCGAGCCCGCATGGCCCGCATGGGCCCATCCGTTGCGCCACCTGTGA
- the hpf gene encoding ribosome hibernation-promoting factor, HPF/YfiA family, translated as MNLTISGHHIDVTPAIREYVQNKLERVRRHFDQLIDVSVILSVDNLTEKEKRQKAEINLRMSGKTVFVESVAQDLYAAIDTLIDKLDRQVMKHKDKVQNHNHETIKHLSEAEIPASPA; from the coding sequence ATGAATCTGACCATCAGTGGACACCATATCGACGTTACCCCTGCCATTCGCGAGTATGTGCAGAACAAGCTGGAACGCGTTAGACGCCATTTCGATCAGCTGATCGATGTAAGTGTGATCCTGAGTGTAGATAATCTCACCGAGAAAGAGAAAAGACAGAAAGCCGAAATCAATCTGCGCATGTCGGGCAAGACCGTATTCGTTGAAAGTGTCGCCCAGGATCTGTATGCGGCCATCGATACTCTGATCGACAAGCTGGACCGCCAGGTCATGAAGCACAAGGATAAAGTGCAGAACCACAACCACGAAACCATCAAGCACCTGAGCGAGGCCGAGATCCCCGCATCGCCCGCATAA
- a CDS encoding RNA polymerase factor sigma-54, whose amino-acid sequence MKQSLQLRTSQHLALTPQLQQSIRLLQLSTLELHQELEQLLTDNPLLERLDDPLDRSVRLLADGAINTTQGTGEAPPEGGPPQDTPAAPEPEPFDGGEGEGLDTGAGDTDWSSAGSSKGPDDDDSRPQLEASHRSLREHLMEQMRVTVLEARDRGLVELIIDALDDNGYLEESLEEIHERMPEELEIEIGELRTALNLLQSFDPPGIGARNASECLALQIRRMPGVPLVTRRMALCIVEKHLQWFAQRDFNKLKKALDCDDEDLREAQAVIRQCNPHPGAAFAADVSDYVVPDVVVKRGRNGWIVTLNNDVMPRLRVNALYASLLKQGKGETQMNAQLQEAKWLIKNMRQRFDTILRVAQAIVERQKNFFSHGAVAMRPLVLREIADTLGLHESTISRVTTQKYMLTPHGMFELKYFFGSHVATEAGGEASSTAIRALIVQFTGAEDPKNPLSDSKIADMLGEQGMVIARRTVAKYREALKIPPVSLRKSL is encoded by the coding sequence ATGAAACAGTCTTTGCAACTGCGTACTTCCCAGCACCTCGCGCTGACGCCGCAATTGCAGCAGTCGATCCGGCTGCTGCAATTGTCCACGCTGGAGCTGCACCAGGAACTGGAACAGCTGCTGACCGATAACCCGCTGCTGGAGCGGCTCGACGATCCGCTCGACCGCTCGGTGCGCCTGCTGGCCGATGGCGCGATCAACACGACGCAGGGGACCGGCGAGGCGCCACCGGAAGGCGGGCCGCCGCAGGATACGCCCGCCGCGCCGGAACCCGAGCCGTTCGATGGCGGCGAAGGCGAAGGCCTCGATACCGGCGCCGGCGATACCGACTGGAGCAGTGCCGGCAGCAGCAAGGGCCCGGACGACGACGATTCCCGTCCCCAGCTGGAAGCCAGCCACCGCAGCCTGCGCGAGCACCTGATGGAGCAGATGCGCGTGACCGTGCTGGAGGCGCGCGACCGGGGCCTGGTGGAACTGATCATCGATGCGCTCGACGATAACGGCTACCTCGAGGAAAGCCTGGAAGAGATCCACGAGCGCATGCCGGAAGAGCTGGAAATCGAGATCGGCGAATTGCGCACCGCGCTCAACCTGCTGCAGAGCTTCGATCCGCCGGGCATCGGCGCGCGCAACGCGTCCGAGTGCCTGGCGCTGCAGATCCGGCGCATGCCCGGCGTGCCGCTGGTCACGCGGCGCATGGCGCTGTGCATCGTTGAAAAACACTTGCAGTGGTTTGCCCAGCGCGACTTCAACAAGCTCAAGAAGGCGCTCGACTGCGACGACGAAGACCTGCGCGAAGCACAGGCCGTGATCCGCCAATGCAATCCGCATCCGGGCGCCGCCTTCGCGGCCGACGTGTCAGACTACGTGGTACCGGATGTGGTGGTAAAGCGGGGGCGCAACGGCTGGATCGTCACGTTGAACAACGACGTGATGCCCCGCCTGCGTGTCAATGCGCTGTACGCCAGCCTGCTCAAGCAGGGCAAGGGCGAAACGCAGATGAATGCACAGCTGCAAGAAGCAAAGTGGCTGATCAAGAATATGCGCCAGCGCTTCGACACGATCCTCCGCGTGGCGCAGGCCATCGTCGAACGGCAGAAGAACTTTTTCTCGCATGGCGCGGTGGCAATGAGGCCCCTTGTGTTGCGTGAAATAGCTGATACACTGGGCCTACACGAGAGTACTATCTCTCGGGTAACAACTCAAAAATATATGCTGACGCCGCATGGCATGTTTGAGTTGAAGTACTTTTTTGGCAGCCACGTTGCAACCGAAGCTGGCGGGGAAGCATCCTCGACTGCGATACGGGCGCTGATCGTGCAATTCACAGGAGCCGAAGACCCGAAGAACCCTTTATCCGACAGTAAGATTGCGGACATGCTGGGTGAACAAGGCATGGTGATTGCGCGACGCACTGTTGCCAAATATCGCGAAGCATTGAAAATTCCCCCGGTCAGCCTCCGCAAATCGCTATAG
- the lptB gene encoding LPS export ABC transporter ATP-binding protein gives MAQAQENCSSTLIVRGLQKSYGKRQVVHDVSLQVACGEVVGLLGPNGAGKTTSFYMIVGLVASDAGTIDLDGTDISTLPIHKRATLGLSYLPQEASVFRKLTVEENIRAVLEIQKVNGKALTRAEIDERLNALLADLQIEKLRENTALSLSGGERRRVEIARALATNPRFVLLDEPFAGVDPIAVIEIQRIVRFLKERSIGVLITDHNVRETLGICDRAYIINQGSVLASGRPDDIIADESVRRVYLGEHFRM, from the coding sequence ATGGCGCAGGCGCAGGAAAATTGCAGCAGCACGCTGATCGTGCGCGGCCTGCAAAAGAGCTATGGCAAGCGCCAGGTGGTGCATGACGTGTCGTTGCAGGTGGCATGCGGCGAAGTGGTCGGCCTGCTGGGGCCGAACGGTGCCGGCAAGACCACGTCGTTCTACATGATCGTGGGCCTGGTGGCGTCCGATGCCGGCACCATCGACCTCGATGGCACCGACATTTCCACCCTGCCGATCCACAAGCGTGCCACCCTCGGCCTGTCGTACCTGCCGCAGGAAGCGTCGGTGTTCCGCAAGCTGACCGTGGAAGAAAACATCCGTGCCGTGCTGGAGATCCAGAAGGTAAACGGCAAGGCGCTCACCAGGGCGGAGATCGACGAGCGGCTGAACGCGCTGCTGGCCGACCTGCAGATCGAGAAGCTGCGCGAGAACACGGCGCTGTCGCTGTCCGGCGGTGAACGGCGCCGGGTGGAGATCGCCCGCGCGCTGGCGACCAATCCCCGCTTCGTGCTGCTGGACGAGCCGTTTGCCGGCGTCGACCCGATCGCCGTCATCGAGATCCAGCGCATCGTGCGCTTCCTGAAGGAGCGCAGCATCGGCGTGTTGATCACGGATCATAACGTGCGGGAAACGCTGGGCATCTGCGACCGGGCGTATATCATCAACCAGGGCAGTGTGCTGGCTTCCGGCCGGCCCGACGACATCATCGCCGACGAGTCCGTACGTCGTGTCTATCTGGGTGAACATTTCCGCATGTGA
- the lptA gene encoding lipopolysaccharide transport periplasmic protein LptA codes for MNIEMNIEMNIETNSVQESKMKKLMMAALVLLGAAGYAAAEKADSYKPTEINYGRLDADDVKQVYTFTGDVTLTRGTLRMKADKAVVTYSPEGYQLATLTGGGKKVAFRQKRDGEGDQWMEGEADRIEYDEKAELVKMYSKAKIRRLEGNKPSDEVEGEFISYDSRREFFSVRNTSTGADKPGAGRGTMVIQPKRTAPPSPAPSATQSPAAPAAGN; via the coding sequence ATGAACATCGAAATGAACATCGAGATGAACATCGAGACGAACAGCGTACAGGAATCGAAGATGAAGAAACTCATGATGGCGGCCCTCGTGCTGCTGGGCGCGGCGGGCTATGCCGCCGCCGAGAAGGCCGATTCGTACAAGCCTACCGAGATCAATTACGGCCGCCTCGACGCGGACGACGTCAAGCAGGTGTACACCTTCACCGGCGACGTGACGCTGACGCGCGGCACGCTGCGGATGAAGGCCGACAAGGCCGTGGTCACCTATTCGCCGGAGGGCTACCAGCTGGCCACGCTGACCGGCGGCGGCAAGAAGGTCGCGTTCCGCCAGAAGCGCGACGGCGAGGGCGACCAGTGGATGGAAGGCGAGGCCGACCGCATCGAATACGATGAAAAGGCCGAGCTGGTGAAGATGTATTCGAAGGCCAAGATCCGCCGCCTGGAAGGCAACAAGCCGAGCGACGAGGTGGAAGGCGAATTCATTTCGTACGACAGCCGCCGCGAGTTCTTCAGCGTGCGCAATACCAGCACCGGGGCCGACAAGCCGGGTGCCGGCCGCGGCACGATGGTGATCCAGCCCAAGCGTACCGCGCCGCCAAGCCCGGCGCCTTCCGCCACCCAATCGCCGGCCGCGCCGGCAGCGGGGAATTAA
- the lptC gene encoding LPS export ABC transporter periplasmic protein LptC has translation MRNQRTAHRYRLSIGMILALLGALGSFWLLELMNRAGEDMAAGIKVDEPDNIVERFSYVRMTETGQPSYIISGDRLTHRPSDDSSEIDNPVVRSLSGDKPPMDIRARHARVDQDNTRVTLTKDVDIHRAASPTTRDMHMVTEKLVIYPEEDRMETDLPVRMESGGATATGIGMQANNATRQVQLGRGTIVYPPRARQ, from the coding sequence ATGCGCAACCAGCGAACCGCACACCGCTACCGGCTGTCGATCGGCATGATACTCGCGCTGCTCGGCGCGCTGGGCTCGTTCTGGCTGCTCGAGCTGATGAACCGGGCCGGCGAGGACATGGCCGCCGGCATCAAGGTCGACGAGCCGGACAACATCGTCGAGCGCTTTTCCTACGTGCGCATGACGGAAACCGGCCAGCCCAGCTACATCATTTCGGGCGACAGGCTGACGCACCGTCCGTCCGACGACTCGTCGGAGATCGACAATCCCGTGGTGCGCAGCCTGTCGGGCGACAAGCCGCCGATGGATATCCGTGCCCGGCATGCCCGGGTCGACCAGGACAACACACGCGTCACGCTGACGAAGGACGTGGACATCCACCGTGCCGCGTCGCCCACCACGCGCGACATGCACATGGTTACCGAGAAGCTGGTCATCTACCCGGAGGAAGACCGCATGGAAACCGACCTGCCGGTGCGCATGGAAAGCGGCGGCGCCACCGCCACCGGCATCGGCATGCAGGCCAACAATGCCACGCGCCAGGTGCAACTGGGCCGCGGCACCATCGTGTATCCGCCGCGGGCGCGACAATAA